One Owenweeksia hongkongensis DSM 17368 genomic region harbors:
- a CDS encoding transketolase: MADIQELEKIASQVRRDIVRMVHAVQSGHPGGSLGCTEFLTALYFDILKHNAKSFDMDAKGEDVFFLSNGHISPVFYSVLSRSGYFDVDELNTFRKINSRLQGHPTTHEGLEGVRIASGSLGQGMSVAIGAALTKKMNGEDTTVYTLHGDGELQEGQIWEAALYAPANKVDNLICTIDANGQQIDGSTDDVLSMGSIADKFKAFGWEVMTIEKGNDMTSVVDGLKHAKSLTGKGKPVCVVMHTEMGYGVDFMQGTHEWHGIAPSDDQLAAALGQLEETLGDY; this comes from the coding sequence ATGGCTGATATTCAGGAATTAGAAAAAATCGCTTCACAAGTAAGAAGAGACATTGTAAGAATGGTACACGCTGTACAATCAGGCCACCCAGGTGGGTCTTTAGGTTGTACCGAATTTCTTACCGCCCTTTATTTTGATATTCTAAAGCACAACGCCAAGTCTTTTGACATGGATGCTAAAGGAGAAGATGTATTCTTCCTTTCTAATGGCCACATTAGCCCTGTGTTTTATAGCGTATTGAGCCGCAGCGGATATTTTGATGTTGATGAGCTTAATACTTTCCGTAAAATAAACAGCCGTCTACAAGGTCACCCTACTACCCACGAAGGTTTGGAAGGTGTTCGTATCGCCTCTGGTTCATTAGGCCAAGGAATGTCAGTAGCCATAGGAGCTGCCCTTACCAAAAAGATGAACGGTGAAGACACTACCGTATATACCCTTCACGGGGATGGTGAATTGCAGGAAGGACAAATTTGGGAAGCTGCACTTTATGCACCAGCCAACAAAGTTGATAACCTTATCTGCACTATTGATGCTAACGGTCAGCAGATTGACGGCAGCACGGATGACGTATTATCTATGGGTAGCATTGCTGACAAATTCAAAGCTTTTGGATGGGAAGTAATGACCATTGAAAAAGGTAATGATATGACGTCTGTAGTGGACGGATTGAAGCACGCCAAATCCCTTACCGGAAAAGGAAAACCTGTATGTGTGGTAATGCACACCGAAATGGGTTACGGAGTAGATTTTATGCAAGGAACTCATGAGTGGCACGGTATTGCTCCAAGTGATGATCAGTTGGCAGCAGCCTTGGGTCAGCTTGAAGAAACCCTAGGAGACTACTAA
- a CDS encoding vWA domain-containing protein, translated as MRRYFHIALFISLCFSTLVSGQTQKQEQEVTRILFVFDGSQSMYARWQSGTKIDIAQRLMNQMLDSLQSLQSESFQLALRVYGHQKPVPPQDCNDTRLEVPFKYNNFASIKRVLRGLSPKGTTPIARSLLRSASDFPPCDNCRNIIILITDGVEACDEDPCAASLALQKKGIILKPFVIGIGLDKEFKQTFDCVGNYYDAADEETFKNVLGVVISQALDNTSAQINLLDQYDLPSETDVAITFYDEVSGQIKKQLVHTLNFKGNPDTIHLDPLVRYKMVVHSIPEQTEEHINIAPGKHNQIGLKMPRGGLELKVTSRSSGDLKCIVREHNSKAILHVQDFNTTQRYITGYYDLELLTLPRYVMPNQKIEAGKTTTIAIPPPGKVNFSSSAPGYGSILVENGNTMEWVTDLDENTARQSLNLQPGNYKVVFRSKSSRKSEYSVTRTFTISSGSTTIVKLN; from the coding sequence TTGCGTAGATATTTCCACATAGCTTTATTTATAAGCCTTTGCTTCAGCACACTTGTTTCGGGTCAAACCCAAAAGCAAGAGCAAGAAGTAACACGCATTTTGTTTGTATTTGACGGTTCGCAGAGTATGTATGCCCGCTGGCAAAGTGGCACCAAAATAGACATTGCTCAAAGATTGATGAATCAAATGCTGGACAGCCTGCAAAGTCTGCAAAGCGAAAGCTTTCAGCTCGCCTTGCGCGTATACGGTCATCAAAAACCTGTACCTCCACAAGATTGCAATGACACTCGGCTTGAAGTACCGTTTAAGTACAATAACTTTGCTAGTATAAAACGTGTGTTAAGAGGGCTTTCGCCAAAAGGGACCACTCCAATCGCACGTTCTTTATTACGTTCAGCGTCTGACTTTCCTCCCTGTGATAATTGCAGAAACATAATTATTCTTATTACCGATGGCGTAGAAGCTTGCGATGAAGACCCTTGTGCAGCTTCGTTGGCATTGCAGAAAAAAGGGATCATTCTTAAACCTTTTGTTATTGGTATTGGGCTGGACAAAGAGTTTAAGCAAACTTTTGATTGTGTAGGAAATTACTATGATGCGGCTGATGAAGAGACTTTCAAAAATGTATTGGGTGTTGTAATCTCTCAAGCTTTGGATAATACTTCTGCCCAAATCAACCTTTTAGATCAATATGATTTACCCTCAGAAACTGATGTTGCCATTACCTTTTATGACGAAGTAAGTGGTCAAATAAAAAAGCAGTTGGTACACACACTCAACTTTAAAGGAAACCCCGATACCATACATTTAGATCCCTTGGTTCGTTATAAAATGGTGGTACACAGCATTCCTGAACAAACAGAAGAACACATCAATATTGCCCCTGGTAAGCATAACCAAATTGGACTAAAAATGCCTCGAGGAGGGTTAGAGTTAAAAGTTACCAGTAGAAGTTCTGGTGACTTAAAATGTATTGTCCGCGAACATAACTCTAAGGCAATACTTCACGTTCAAGACTTTAATACAACTCAACGATACATTACCGGTTATTATGACTTGGAACTACTTACCCTACCAAGGTATGTAATGCCTAATCAAAAAATAGAAGCCGGAAAAACGACAACCATTGCCATTCCCCCTCCTGGAAAAGTAAACTTTAGCAGCTCTGCTCCCGGCTACGGTTCTATTTTGGTAGAAAATGGAAATACAATGGAATGGGTGACCGATTTAGATGAAAATACCGCAAGACAAAGCTTAAATTTGCAGCCTGGAAATTATAAGGTGGTATTTCGTTCAAAATCATCACGCAAAAGCGAATATTCAGTTACACGTACATTTACAATAAGCTCGGGAAGCACCACAATAGTAAAACTTAATTAG
- a CDS encoding transketolase family protein, protein MKKYTDQGSKDTRSGFGAGLSELGKTNENVVALCADLTGSLKMGDFKKAHPDRFFQVGIAEANMMGIAAGMTVGGKIPFTGTFANFSTGRVYDQIRQSIAYSDKNVKICASHAGLTLGEDGATHQILEDIGLMKMLPGMTVINPCDYNQTKAATIAIAEHHGPVYLRFGRPKVANFTPEDQKFEIGKAVMLNEGTDVTIIATGHLVWKAIEAGEALAEQNISAEIINIHTIKPLDDEAILKSVAKTGCVVTAEEHQMNGGLGDSVSNLLAREMPTPQEYVAVNDSFGESGKPEDLMIKYGLSTQNIVEAAKKAMSRK, encoded by the coding sequence ATGAAAAAATACACCGATCAAGGATCAAAAGACACACGTTCAGGATTTGGAGCAGGACTTTCAGAACTGGGAAAAACTAATGAAAATGTAGTGGCCCTATGTGCCGACCTTACGGGTTCATTAAAAATGGGTGACTTCAAAAAAGCACATCCTGACCGCTTTTTTCAAGTAGGTATTGCCGAAGCCAATATGATGGGTATTGCAGCAGGTATGACTGTAGGTGGAAAAATTCCTTTTACAGGAACTTTCGCAAACTTTTCTACAGGACGTGTTTACGATCAAATTCGCCAATCTATTGCTTACTCTGATAAGAACGTAAAAATATGTGCTTCTCACGCAGGCCTTACTTTGGGTGAAGATGGTGCAACTCACCAAATTTTGGAAGACATCGGTTTGATGAAAATGCTTCCGGGCATGACCGTAATCAACCCTTGCGATTATAATCAAACAAAGGCTGCAACCATTGCTATTGCTGAACACCACGGCCCTGTGTACTTACGCTTTGGCCGTCCTAAGGTGGCAAATTTCACTCCAGAAGATCAAAAATTTGAAATCGGTAAAGCTGTAATGCTTAATGAAGGTACTGATGTAACTATCATCGCCACCGGTCATTTGGTATGGAAAGCTATCGAGGCTGGTGAAGCTTTGGCAGAACAAAACATCAGCGCTGAGATCATTAACATTCATACTATTAAGCCTTTGGATGATGAGGCTATTTTAAAGTCTGTAGCTAAAACAGGTTGTGTAGTAACGGCTGAAGAACATCAAATGAATGGTGGTTTAGGAGATAGCGTGAGTAATCTTTTAGCTCGTGAGATGCCAACTCCTCAGGAATACGTTGCTGTGAATGATTCATTTGGTGAAAGTGGAAAACCTGAAGACCTTATGATAAAATATGGTCTTAGCACACAAAATATTGTAGAAGCTGCTAAAAAAGCTATGAGCAGAAAATAA
- a CDS encoding RNA polymerase sigma factor yields the protein MEDEIQLLLQDKAKHHQAFDKIVKAYSERLYWHIRRMVHSHDDADDVLQNTYIKVWRNIASYRGDSKLYTWLYRIATNEALNHIRQQKRLYKVGDDVDAENQASLSGDAYFDGEAAEAKLHLAIQGLPDKQRAVFNLKYFEEMKYEEMSEVLETSVGALKASYHHAVQKVKYYLENNE from the coding sequence TTGGAAGACGAAATCCAGCTTTTGCTCCAGGACAAAGCCAAGCATCACCAGGCTTTTGACAAAATAGTAAAGGCATATAGCGAGCGATTATACTGGCATATCAGGCGCATGGTGCACAGCCATGATGACGCTGATGATGTGCTGCAAAATACCTACATAAAGGTGTGGCGCAATATTGCTTCCTACCGTGGTGACTCCAAGCTTTATACCTGGCTTTATAGAATTGCTACCAATGAAGCATTGAACCATATTCGCCAGCAAAAACGACTATATAAAGTAGGCGATGATGTAGATGCTGAGAACCAAGCCTCCCTTAGCGGGGATGCCTATTTTGACGGAGAAGCGGCTGAAGCTAAACTTCATCTGGCTATCCAAGGTTTGCCTGATAAGCAACGTGCAGTTTTTAATTTAAAGTACTTTGAAGAAATGAAATACGAAGAAATGTCAGAGGTGCTTGAAACCTCAGTGGGAGCATTAAAAGCTTCGTATCATCATGCGGTACAAAAAGTGAAATACTATTTAGAAAATAACGAATAA
- a CDS encoding PepSY domain-containing protein, whose protein sequence is MILSFWRYSHLALAVSSFIFILIASLTGIILAVEPVSNQLEVGLASEATSEVSLAQTLAALSNRYDEVLSVAVDENDLVKATVIDENGDFSEFYINPLTGEKTADLIESAPIYQFATNLHRSLFLKSIGRFFVGLASLLLFFISVSGIALIIRRQQGIKRFFARVLRDNFFQYYHVYLGRLSLIPIVIITLTGVYLSLLRFEVIPATSLSHDVDYENIQAEPKLATADFPIFNDIKLDELRTLEFPFSDDVEDYYLVSLQSKEVLVNQFTGEVLSELKYPFVDIASRWSIDLHTGRGSIFWSVILGLASISTLFFIYSGFAMTLRRRASRIKNKYKKNQAKYIILVGSESGSTIRFATILHQQLLAAGQKSYLAEMNRYSEFKKMEHLIVFAATYGVGEPPANAKKFEKRFTKFSSKNPYSFSVVGFGSLAYSNFCQYAFDVDKLLQTDSKAHRMLEPYTINNRSWEAFNQWVNQWGEHVGLDISVPQENPITQKRKKKQSFEVIEKTEACDSPDDTFTVTLKTDSFKFQSGDLLAVYPNDETHERLYSIGLNNRGEILLSIKRHSQGLCSNYINDLKVGEKLQASIVKNRDFHFPKRARKVLMISTGTGIAPFLGMMNHNHKKIETELMWGGRNEASFELYKEVIEGNLSRGYLSKYAPAYSRAQAEKLYVQHLVKRDAEQIAALLKAKGVIMICGSIAMQKEVTATLDIICRKANKKPLSYYQNKGQLKMDCY, encoded by the coding sequence ATGATTCTTTCATTTTGGAGATACAGTCATCTTGCTTTGGCTGTATCTTCTTTTATTTTTATTCTAATCGCTTCCCTTACCGGGATAATTTTGGCCGTGGAGCCCGTTTCCAATCAGCTGGAAGTAGGGCTTGCCTCTGAGGCAACAAGTGAGGTAAGCTTGGCGCAAACACTTGCAGCATTGAGCAATCGCTATGATGAGGTGCTGAGTGTAGCTGTAGATGAAAATGATTTGGTGAAAGCCACCGTGATTGATGAAAACGGAGACTTTAGTGAGTTTTATATCAATCCCCTTACGGGCGAAAAAACAGCGGATCTGATAGAATCTGCGCCCATTTATCAATTTGCTACCAACCTGCATCGCTCGCTTTTTCTCAAAAGCATCGGACGCTTTTTTGTAGGATTGGCCTCCTTACTTTTATTCTTTATTTCCGTTTCCGGAATTGCCCTTATCATCAGAAGGCAGCAAGGCATAAAACGATTTTTTGCTAGAGTACTTAGAGATAATTTCTTTCAGTACTACCATGTTTACTTAGGGCGATTGAGTCTTATTCCAATCGTGATTATCACCCTGACTGGGGTTTACCTTTCACTTCTTCGCTTTGAAGTTATTCCTGCCACATCGCTTTCTCATGATGTAGATTATGAAAATATTCAGGCTGAACCAAAATTGGCCACAGCCGACTTTCCAATTTTTAATGATATAAAACTGGATGAGCTTCGCACTTTGGAGTTTCCTTTTTCAGATGATGTGGAGGATTATTATTTGGTAAGTCTTCAGTCCAAAGAAGTTTTGGTAAATCAATTCACTGGGGAGGTTTTGAGTGAACTCAAATATCCTTTTGTAGATATTGCTTCGCGCTGGAGCATAGATCTGCACACGGGCCGTGGTAGTATTTTTTGGTCTGTGATTTTGGGCTTGGCGTCCATCAGTACTTTGTTTTTTATCTACTCCGGTTTTGCCATGACTTTGCGAAGAAGGGCTTCCCGAATAAAAAACAAATACAAGAAAAATCAGGCTAAGTATATAATCCTGGTTGGATCAGAGTCGGGGAGTACCATTCGTTTTGCCACCATTTTGCATCAGCAATTATTGGCTGCCGGCCAAAAGTCTTATTTGGCCGAAATGAACCGCTACTCCGAGTTTAAGAAGATGGAGCATTTGATAGTATTTGCGGCAACCTATGGTGTGGGCGAACCTCCGGCTAATGCTAAAAAGTTTGAAAAGCGCTTCACTAAATTCAGCTCCAAAAATCCATACAGTTTTTCGGTGGTCGGCTTTGGTTCATTGGCTTATTCCAATTTTTGCCAATATGCTTTTGATGTAGATAAACTGTTGCAAACCGACAGCAAAGCTCATCGAATGCTGGAACCTTATACTATCAATAATCGCTCTTGGGAAGCTTTTAACCAATGGGTAAATCAGTGGGGCGAACATGTAGGTTTGGATATTTCTGTACCACAGGAAAACCCTATTACACAGAAGCGGAAGAAGAAACAGAGCTTTGAGGTAATTGAAAAAACGGAGGCTTGTGATAGCCCTGATGACACTTTTACGGTTACCTTAAAAACCGACAGCTTTAAGTTTCAATCAGGAGATTTATTGGCGGTGTACCCAAATGATGAAACGCACGAGCGTCTGTATTCTATTGGTTTAAATAACCGTGGTGAAATATTGTTGAGCATCAAGCGACATTCTCAGGGGCTGTGTTCTAATTATATCAATGACTTGAAGGTTGGCGAAAAGCTGCAAGCCAGCATTGTAAAGAATCGCGATTTTCACTTTCCTAAAAGAGCAAGAAAGGTGTTGATGATAAGTACAGGTACTGGTATAGCTCCGTTTTTGGGAATGATGAATCACAATCATAAAAAGATAGAAACAGAGCTTATGTGGGGCGGAAGGAATGAGGCTTCATTTGAGTTGTACAAAGAAGTTATTGAAGGAAATCTTAGTCGCGGGTATTTAAGTAAATACGCACCGGCCTATTCGCGAGCACAAGCGGAGAAGTTATACGTGCAGCATTTGGTAAAAAGGGATGCGGAGCAAATAGCTGCCTTACTTAAAGCCAAAGGCGTTATTATGATCTGCGGCAGCATTGCCATGCAAAAGGAAGTAACCGCAACCTTGGATATCATTTGCCGAAAGGCTAACAAAAAGCCATTGAGCTATTACCAAAATAAGGGACAGTTGAAGATGGATTGCTATTAA
- a CDS encoding DUF2271 domain-containing protein gives MKKLRILLFALAGLLLLGAFKAGNTTSKKFKCMIQMVNYTGEGAYIIISLIDPKGAYEETLFIHGEDDEWYHEIDEWWKFWGAKKRSVDGITGETLAGGERLISVLNIDESKINAGYKLRFETSVEDEGYHVKDVEIPLTTEALKAKAEGTGFIRYVRLMPQ, from the coding sequence ATGAAGAAACTTAGGATTTTACTTTTTGCTTTAGCAGGTCTATTGTTATTGGGCGCTTTTAAAGCTGGTAACACTACAAGTAAAAAGTTTAAGTGTATGATTCAAATGGTGAATTATACAGGAGAGGGCGCATATATTATTATCTCATTAATTGACCCAAAAGGAGCGTACGAGGAAACGCTTTTTATACATGGCGAAGATGATGAGTGGTACCATGAGATTGATGAATGGTGGAAATTTTGGGGTGCCAAAAAACGCAGCGTTGATGGCATTACAGGCGAAACCTTAGCTGGTGGAGAGCGTCTGATTAGCGTGCTTAATATTGATGAATCTAAAATAAATGCAGGTTACAAATTACGTTTTGAAACCTCTGTAGAGGATGAAGGTTATCACGTAAAAGATGTAGAAATTCCATTGACCACTGAAGCTTTGAAAGCTAAGGCTGAGGGTACTGGTTTTATCCGTTATGTGCGTTTGATGCCGCAATAA
- a CDS encoding ankyrin repeat domain-containing protein has protein sequence MVTSRLISKVALMLMLVVSSFAQAKNGNVFLERSFWKGAPDVETVKQKIEEGNDPTAKNGNAFDGATYAILQDAPLATIEYMTSLEGNSVNKLTHDGRTYIFWAAYRSNLPVVKMLLSKGAKLDIVDTHGNSALTFAATNGVTNTEIYDVLIEGGADVKFTDHHGANALLLAAASDKDFALMNYFTGKGLDVKAKDNDGNSAFNYAARTGNIDMMEQLVKAGVEYKGLNKEGGNAMLFAARGTRNASNGIEVYKYLEKKGVKPNVVTNEGTTPLHLLAGRSEDMEVLKYFIKKGVNPNQVDADGNNALMISASRNKLMVVELFAKETKDINAVNKKGETALNNAVAGNTSEVVNFLLSEGAKTNDLTGKALIDSYRKGEGKELQAKLASIYSEDFNPSGVHADGNTLLHYAAEKDDLELTKMALNWEMDINAKNDEGNTALLIAAMKASNTEVLQFLMDNGADASIKTDFEESAYDLASENELLTEANADISFLK, from the coding sequence ATGGTAACAAGTCGATTGATAAGCAAAGTAGCTCTTATGCTGATGCTGGTGGTTTCATCTTTTGCTCAAGCAAAAAATGGTAATGTATTTCTGGAGAGAAGTTTTTGGAAAGGCGCGCCAGATGTAGAAACGGTAAAGCAAAAAATAGAGGAAGGAAATGATCCTACCGCCAAAAACGGCAATGCCTTTGACGGAGCTACTTATGCCATTTTACAGGATGCACCTTTGGCCACTATTGAGTACATGACTTCACTGGAGGGTAACAGTGTAAATAAGCTTACCCATGACGGACGTACGTACATTTTTTGGGCAGCTTATCGCAGTAATTTACCAGTGGTAAAAATGCTTTTGTCAAAAGGAGCAAAGCTTGATATTGTAGATACACATGGAAATAGCGCACTTACTTTTGCCGCAACCAATGGCGTTACCAACACTGAAATTTACGATGTGCTTATAGAAGGTGGTGCTGATGTGAAATTCACCGATCACCATGGAGCCAATGCGTTGCTTCTTGCTGCGGCTAGCGATAAAGACTTTGCTTTGATGAATTACTTTACTGGTAAAGGATTGGATGTAAAAGCTAAAGACAATGATGGTAATTCAGCTTTTAACTATGCCGCTCGTACAGGCAACATTGACATGATGGAGCAACTTGTGAAAGCTGGTGTGGAGTACAAAGGATTGAATAAAGAAGGCGGAAATGCTATGCTATTTGCTGCACGCGGAACCAGAAATGCGAGTAATGGTATAGAAGTGTATAAGTACCTGGAGAAAAAAGGCGTGAAGCCAAACGTGGTTACCAATGAAGGAACTACGCCTCTTCACCTTTTAGCTGGAAGAAGCGAGGATATGGAAGTATTGAAGTATTTCATCAAAAAAGGTGTAAACCCAAATCAAGTGGATGCTGATGGCAACAATGCGTTGATGATTTCTGCTTCGCGTAATAAGTTGATGGTGGTGGAGCTTTTTGCCAAAGAAACCAAAGACATTAATGCAGTAAATAAAAAAGGCGAAACAGCGCTAAACAATGCTGTGGCTGGAAATACCAGCGAAGTAGTAAACTTTTTACTTTCAGAAGGAGCAAAAACAAATGACTTGACAGGCAAGGCGCTTATTGATTCTTACCGTAAAGGAGAGGGTAAGGAGTTGCAGGCCAAATTGGCAAGCATTTATTCAGAAGATTTTAATCCTTCTGGTGTGCATGCCGATGGAAATACTTTGCTTCATTATGCAGCCGAGAAGGATGATTTGGAATTGACAAAAATGGCTCTCAACTGGGAGATGGACATCAATGCCAAAAATGATGAAGGCAACACAGCTTTGCTTATAGCAGCCATGAAAGCTTCAAATACCGAAGTGCTACAGTTTCTTATGGACAATGGCGCTGATGCAAGCATTAAAACAGATTTTGAGGAAAGTGCTTACGATTTGGCCAGCGAAAATGAGCTGCTAACTGAAGCCAATGCGGACATTAGTTTTTTGAAATAG
- a CDS encoding TonB-dependent receptor — translation MTRFYYSVLFLLCFSIVAYGQQCNIGGQVLLSDGTPLIGAHLILEETKKAGVTDANGVFSISNIPHGTHTLVVSSMEAKTLRQKIKLHKDKHTINLTAEPSNVELEEAQVAAKTVASEIESSGFAVNALETKDIQYQSIQVNDMLDQSTGVRIRQTGGLGSQVVYNINGLSGNSVRIFIDGIPIENYGSSFSLSSIPSSSIERVEVYKGVVPAHLGGDALGGAINVITKKLVANSLNVSYSFGSFNTHQASINGNYRNQKNGLTFRGSAFYNYSDNNYDVWGDKVYTTGADGKKEYITAERFHDSYQSRGGKAELGFTNVKWADQAFVGVLLSDLDKDIQHGATMELVYGNRRAEQSTQAINLLYTKNDFLLKGLDINISGLYSNLRRNIIDTVPYMYDWSGNRVSDYWDLYDGEWLEYQTGAEAGDPTLNEDREKKLTGRANLTYRINTKNKVVLNYLATDFQRKPDDPLLPDAERELIDTRHFRKSVTGVSYENTAFDGRLTTSIFGKFYYQYVKLKDAVRGRDAVTAYEYEDSRNETGYGIAAAYYLFPKVELTASAENAIRMPGSTEIFGNTAENVDASYELEPERSTNFNVGFVLGMFGKKKHNVGFNANFFYRNIQGMIMPGVPDQQDETFSYVNVHSVLSTGFDAEAKYSFDQKLNYRLGVSLANPRFNTQYDEYGDEYLYYKDRLRNEPFFTVNSNLRYTMRDVLQKKSRLSMYYNLGYVHEFYRNWPSIGGANKDVIPSQMVHDVGVAYTFPKDKLTLSADARNLLNEQVFDNWALQKPGRAFYVKASYSIF, via the coding sequence ATGACTCGGTTTTATTACTCAGTATTGTTTCTTTTATGTTTTAGCATTGTGGCCTACGGTCAGCAATGTAATATTGGTGGACAAGTGTTGCTGAGTGATGGAACGCCATTAATAGGCGCTCATCTCATTTTGGAAGAAACCAAAAAAGCAGGAGTAACAGATGCTAATGGGGTGTTTAGTATTTCTAATATTCCACATGGCACACACACGTTAGTGGTAAGCTCAATGGAGGCAAAAACCCTAAGGCAAAAAATAAAGCTTCACAAAGACAAGCATACTATAAACTTAACAGCCGAGCCTTCTAATGTGGAGCTTGAGGAAGCCCAGGTGGCTGCTAAAACGGTGGCTTCCGAAATTGAAAGTAGCGGCTTTGCAGTAAATGCATTAGAAACCAAAGATATTCAGTACCAGTCTATTCAGGTGAACGATATGCTGGATCAGAGCACGGGAGTGCGCATCAGGCAAACCGGAGGATTGGGGTCGCAGGTGGTGTATAATATCAATGGTTTGTCTGGCAATAGCGTGCGTATTTTTATAGATGGTATTCCTATTGAAAATTACGGATCATCGTTTTCATTAAGTAGTATTCCTAGTTCAAGTATAGAGCGCGTAGAAGTTTATAAAGGAGTGGTGCCAGCCCACCTTGGCGGTGATGCATTGGGCGGTGCCATCAATGTGATTACCAAAAAATTGGTGGCAAACTCGTTGAATGTATCCTACAGTTTTGGTTCGTTTAATACGCATCAAGCCAGCATAAATGGTAATTATCGCAATCAGAAAAACGGGCTTACGTTTCGTGGTTCAGCTTTTTACAATTACTCAGATAACAATTATGATGTATGGGGCGACAAGGTGTACACCACAGGTGCAGATGGTAAGAAGGAATATATCACCGCTGAGCGTTTTCACGATTCATACCAATCAAGAGGAGGTAAGGCTGAGCTAGGTTTTACGAATGTAAAATGGGCTGATCAAGCTTTTGTTGGCGTATTGCTTAGTGATTTGGATAAAGATATTCAGCATGGAGCTACCATGGAGTTGGTGTATGGAAATAGACGTGCCGAGCAGAGTACTCAGGCTATTAATCTGTTGTACACCAAAAATGATTTCCTGCTAAAAGGATTGGATATTAATATTTCAGGCCTTTATTCTAATCTTAGGAGAAACATTATTGACACCGTACCTTATATGTATGATTGGAGCGGAAATCGTGTTTCCGACTACTGGGATTTATATGATGGCGAATGGTTGGAATATCAAACCGGGGCAGAGGCTGGAGATCCAACTTTGAATGAAGACCGCGAGAAAAAATTAACGGGCCGTGCAAACCTTACTTATCGCATAAATACCAAAAATAAGGTGGTGCTCAATTACCTCGCTACTGATTTTCAGCGCAAGCCTGATGATCCATTATTACCAGACGCAGAGCGTGAACTAATAGATACTCGACATTTCAGGAAAAGTGTAACGGGGGTTTCTTACGAAAACACAGCTTTTGATGGAAGATTGACTACATCCATATTTGGGAAATTTTACTACCAATATGTAAAGCTAAAAGATGCTGTGCGTGGTCGTGATGCCGTAACAGCGTATGAATACGAAGACAGTCGAAACGAAACTGGATATGGTATTGCGGCTGCCTATTATTTATTTCCAAAAGTAGAGCTTACGGCTTCTGCCGAAAATGCTATCCGCATGCCGGGAAGTACAGAAATATTTGGAAATACAGCTGAGAATGTAGATGCCAGTTATGAATTGGAACCTGAGCGTAGCACTAACTTCAACGTGGGTTTTGTGCTGGGAATGTTTGGCAAAAAGAAACACAATGTAGGTTTCAATGCCAATTTCTTTTACCGCAATATTCAGGGAATGATAATGCCCGGAGTGCCTGATCAGCAGGATGAAACGTTTAGCTATGTAAATGTGCACTCAGTATTGAGCACTGGTTTTGATGCTGAGGCAAAATATAGTTTTGATCAAAAGTTAAACTACAGACTGGGGGTATCTCTGGCAAACCCTCGCTTTAATACTCAATATGACGAGTATGGTGATGAATATTTGTATTACAAAGACCGCCTTCGAAACGAACCATTTTTTACAGTAAATAGTAACCTGCGCTATACAATGCGCGATGTTTTGCAGAAAAAATCAAGATTGAGCATGTATTATAATCTAGGTTATGTACATGAGTTTTACCGCAATTGGCCAAGCATTGGTGGAGCAAATAAAGATGTGATTCCTTCACAAATGGTGCATGATGTGGGTGTGGCCTACACATTTCCAAAAGACAAGCTTACACTTAGTGCGGATGCGCGAAACCTATTGAATGAACAAGTATTTGACAATTGGGCTCTGCAGAAACCCGGGAGAGCCTTTTATGTGAAAGCTAGTTATTCAATTTTTTAA